Proteins encoded within one genomic window of Bdellovibrio bacteriovorus:
- a CDS encoding tetratricopeptide repeat protein, protein MNTLRFFVAAGCLILSLASAQAQTVSGLINYQGDTVHLELSGQQNWDYDVKRLEVKNQTVVEMTVPAMDDATIKALSSFKSDFVTGVAVDRKGPDGKHVISFTLSGDDIDTFDYLTDQPSRLIMDFYVNPNSKPKKEIKAVAKKTETAPAEENAKPAKSVAKTKTDKKRKPATADVLNIANQGTAVAMNSDPVKSGIFDGGDPNYERFSIKDYEIKEEALIRAKDNYYIPFPMLETPVSYWEKMKVTPTIYEISAKSSDENKQARLLLTLFEKQRYAVYLKTQNWFKDKYPKSEYNEIIDYMTADVHLALWQDSGNSQNYDEAVQRYKEAIEKYPRSPLAERTSLKIGYLALEKGDYLGALRLFNEHIGNKNFPDKNALSKDLARLGTALAYMKLNRYNEAVAQFDDIEKNSTNRDLKVEAAFRRGDVWVRGKNYSKAVEEYQRALKKYPEGQNSYPNAYYNQAESLFWMNKYNQSLDTYLEFIKKFPSNANAPYAMTRMGELLDIFGADKSRVMGAYLETYFRYGESPSAVISRLRLLSGRMKGMKPKEVNNAVGEIMSLAKKVDLPNMEQFATVMVADGYTQRDEFQKSIDLLSKYYKEHPTSVDVPLITNRIISNINAKLESEVNRGNFIEALKTHSQYADTWLKNSKRLDTRYNVGRAFEMGGAPVEAEKYYKDVLNRVYAIRGTPEAKEVQVKEEIPTEDELNLRLAAVFTQEGKSNLGYEYLKNIKTPEKLSEAAQIERVNIAVRLLEKRGDNESAIRYLGELLRTWKGQPELVAEPYLKLAELQQKQNRPTEALQALEVVDQLQKDSGKVSTVVHAKALENIGDLYLNKGDEAKATEAYGKLLQKYEESRPLSSIRYKLGQIYFKRGEVQKAAEVWNEFKGEKSGFWKNLAQEQLKNSEWRDGYKKYIQRIPAMSENEQGQ, encoded by the coding sequence GTGAACACTTTGCGATTTTTCGTTGCGGCAGGATGCCTCATCTTAAGTCTAGCGTCAGCACAGGCTCAAACAGTCAGTGGCTTGATTAATTATCAGGGCGATACCGTTCATTTGGAACTCTCAGGTCAGCAAAACTGGGATTACGACGTGAAACGTTTGGAAGTAAAAAACCAAACTGTGGTCGAAATGACTGTTCCTGCGATGGATGACGCCACAATCAAAGCTCTTTCTTCATTTAAAAGTGATTTCGTAACGGGTGTCGCTGTCGATCGTAAAGGTCCAGATGGCAAACACGTGATCTCTTTTACATTGTCGGGCGATGACATTGATACCTTTGACTATTTAACAGATCAGCCTTCCAGATTGATCATGGATTTCTATGTAAATCCAAACAGCAAACCTAAAAAAGAAATCAAAGCCGTTGCTAAAAAAACGGAAACAGCACCCGCAGAAGAGAATGCTAAGCCTGCAAAATCGGTGGCAAAAACTAAAACTGATAAGAAAAGAAAACCCGCCACAGCAGACGTTTTGAATATTGCAAATCAAGGAACCGCTGTGGCGATGAACTCAGACCCAGTGAAATCAGGAATCTTTGATGGCGGCGATCCTAATTATGAGCGCTTTTCTATCAAAGACTACGAGATCAAAGAAGAAGCTTTGATCCGCGCTAAGGACAATTATTACATCCCGTTCCCTATGTTGGAAACTCCGGTGAGCTATTGGGAGAAGATGAAAGTCACTCCCACGATTTACGAAATCTCTGCAAAGTCTTCCGATGAAAACAAACAAGCGCGTTTGCTTCTGACTCTTTTTGAAAAGCAAAGATACGCGGTTTATTTGAAAACTCAGAATTGGTTTAAAGATAAATATCCAAAATCTGAGTACAACGAAATCATCGATTATATGACTGCCGATGTACACCTGGCTTTGTGGCAGGACTCTGGCAACAGTCAAAATTACGACGAAGCTGTTCAACGTTATAAGGAAGCGATTGAAAAATATCCGCGTTCTCCTTTGGCGGAAAGAACATCCTTAAAGATCGGCTACCTGGCATTGGAAAAGGGTGACTATCTTGGAGCTCTTCGTCTTTTCAACGAGCATATCGGTAATAAAAACTTCCCAGATAAAAATGCATTATCAAAAGACTTGGCTCGTTTGGGAACAGCTTTGGCTTACATGAAACTCAATCGTTACAACGAAGCTGTAGCGCAATTCGACGATATCGAAAAGAACTCGACGAATCGGGATCTGAAAGTGGAGGCGGCATTCCGTCGCGGTGACGTGTGGGTGCGCGGTAAAAACTACTCTAAAGCCGTTGAAGAATATCAACGCGCGCTTAAGAAGTACCCAGAAGGTCAAAACTCTTATCCTAATGCCTACTACAACCAGGCGGAATCTTTATTCTGGATGAATAAATACAATCAAAGCTTGGACACGTATCTTGAGTTTATTAAAAAGTTCCCAAGCAATGCCAACGCTCCTTACGCCATGACTCGCATGGGAGAGCTCTTGGATATCTTCGGTGCTGATAAATCCCGCGTGATGGGTGCTTATCTAGAAACGTATTTCCGTTACGGCGAAAGCCCAAGTGCAGTGATTTCTCGTCTGCGTTTGCTGAGCGGTCGTATGAAAGGCATGAAGCCAAAAGAAGTGAATAACGCTGTCGGCGAAATCATGTCATTGGCGAAAAAAGTGGATTTGCCAAACATGGAGCAGTTCGCAACCGTGATGGTGGCAGATGGTTACACTCAACGTGACGAATTCCAAAAATCTATTGATCTTCTTTCTAAGTATTACAAAGAGCATCCGACTTCTGTGGATGTTCCATTGATCACGAACAGAATTATTTCCAACATCAATGCGAAGTTGGAATCTGAAGTGAATCGTGGAAATTTCATCGAGGCTTTGAAAACTCACAGTCAATATGCCGACACGTGGTTGAAAAACTCGAAGCGTCTAGACACTCGTTACAATGTAGGACGTGCTTTTGAAATGGGTGGAGCACCGGTTGAAGCGGAAAAATATTATAAAGATGTTTTGAACCGTGTGTATGCCATTCGCGGAACTCCCGAGGCGAAAGAAGTTCAGGTCAAAGAAGAAATTCCGACGGAAGATGAATTGAATCTGCGTTTGGCAGCGGTTTTCACTCAAGAAGGTAAGTCCAACTTGGGTTATGAGTACCTAAAAAACATTAAAACTCCGGAAAAGCTTTCAGAAGCTGCACAAATCGAAAGAGTGAACATTGCTGTTCGTCTGCTTGAGAAGCGTGGCGATAATGAGTCGGCGATTCGCTATTTAGGTGAACTGCTTCGTACGTGGAAGGGCCAACCGGAACTAGTGGCTGAACCGTATTTGAAATTGGCAGAACTTCAGCAAAAACAAAACCGTCCTACTGAAGCATTGCAAGCTTTGGAAGTGGTGGATCAATTACAAAAAGATTCTGGCAAGGTTTCCACTGTCGTACATGCGAAAGCCTTAGAAAATATTGGCGATCTTTATCTGAACAAAGGTGATGAGGCGAAAGCCACAGAAGCTTACGGAAAGCTTCTGCAAAAGTACGAAGAAAGCCGTCCTCTTTCTTCGATTCGTTACAAGCTAGGACAGATTTATTTCAAACGTGGCGAAGTGCAAAAAGCTGCGGAAGTTTGGAATGAATTTAAAGGTGAAAAAAGTGGCTTTTGGAAAAACTTGGCGCAAGAGCAGCTGAAGAATTCCGAATGGCGCGACGGTTATAAGAAATATATCCAAAGAATTCCAGCTATGTCTGAGAACGAGCAAGGGCAATAG
- a CDS encoding DUF721 domain-containing protein, whose amino-acid sequence MDYTNKPKRKFSIGSEVLQSLFENGKSPLSEQFMRWKLWAKWEEVVGPTIAKNAEPVGFQRGVLYVWVRNSTWMQQMSFMGNHIRDTINQKFEKNFVKYIKFTLDRREVPSADQQGFREMIQKIAPEDDND is encoded by the coding sequence ATGGATTACACAAACAAACCCAAGCGTAAATTTTCTATCGGCTCGGAAGTACTACAGAGTCTTTTTGAAAATGGCAAGTCGCCATTGTCAGAGCAATTTATGCGTTGGAAATTGTGGGCGAAATGGGAAGAAGTCGTGGGGCCCACCATTGCGAAAAATGCCGAGCCTGTAGGTTTTCAGCGCGGTGTTTTGTATGTTTGGGTGCGAAACTCAACCTGGATGCAGCAGATGAGTTTTATGGGGAATCACATTCGTGACACCATCAACCAAAAATTTGAGAAGAATTTTGTAAAATATATCAAGTTCACTCTGGACCGTCGTGAAGTTCCTTCGGCGGATCAACAGGGTTTCCGAGAGATGATTCAAAAGATCGCTCCCGAAGACGACAACGACTAA
- a CDS encoding S1 family peptidase, with product MRKWLVLPFLLSACQSDVQTSPAEITQVDSPAIVGGTEVAREDAMTRKALHLRSLYNKQVKDDGNKITTSYKVQECTAAAISPRIILTAAHCIVENANVVRIELPIEDKKALFNVIKIVRHPDYPKEDTADLAMMLLEISLPEDVTIMTLPEAKKSLELKNVTAAGFGRTNGKKSLPGNAGILRTANLEITSYDPNLPTFEVDQTKGKGVCQGDSGGPAMLTAGEDTMVVGVVSKSLIPQTEDPDPDWCNYRGQYINVQYHMDWIQKTLNALSLE from the coding sequence ATGAGAAAATGGCTCGTTCTTCCCTTTTTGTTAAGTGCCTGTCAAAGCGATGTTCAGACCTCTCCGGCTGAGATTACACAGGTGGATTCGCCGGCTATTGTCGGTGGGACGGAAGTGGCTCGTGAAGACGCCATGACCCGCAAGGCTCTGCACTTACGCTCGCTTTACAACAAACAAGTTAAAGACGATGGAAATAAAATTACGACATCATACAAAGTGCAGGAATGTACGGCCGCCGCTATTTCTCCACGAATCATTCTGACAGCGGCTCACTGTATTGTGGAAAATGCCAATGTCGTTCGTATCGAACTTCCTATTGAAGACAAGAAAGCCCTTTTCAACGTGATCAAAATCGTTCGTCACCCCGATTATCCGAAAGAAGATACGGCGGATCTAGCGATGATGCTTCTTGAAATCTCTCTCCCCGAAGACGTTACGATCATGACGTTGCCTGAGGCTAAGAAGAGTTTGGAATTAAAAAACGTAACGGCCGCGGGTTTCGGAAGAACTAATGGCAAAAAATCTCTTCCTGGAAATGCGGGCATCTTAAGAACGGCGAATCTTGAAATCACCTCTTATGATCCGAACCTTCCCACTTTCGAAGTGGATCAAACCAAAGGCAAAGGTGTCTGCCAAGGCGATTCCGGTGGTCCCGCAATGTTGACTGCAGGTGAAGACACGATGGTTGTCGGTGTTGTTTCAAAATCATTAATTCCTCAAACCGAGGATCCAGATCCGGACTGGTGCAATTACCGCGGTCAGTACATCAATGTTCAGTATCACATGGACTGGATTCAAAAAACTTTAAACGCCTTATCTTTAGAGTAA
- a CDS encoding ABC transporter ATP-binding protein has protein sequence MSESKKGFIEVVNFHKSFGPKKIHSGVSFYVRKGECLGLIGGSGTGKSVLLRSLVGLEKPDQGQILIDGVDIARMRERELNEIRKKVAYAFQGGALFDSMSVYENLAYPLREHFNLNEKEIAEKIREQLAEFGLAGSEHLLPGNISGGMQKRVGLARAMMMHPEVVLYDEPTAGLDPYNTKRIQESILALKAKGVTSILVTHDMPTVYAVCDKVALLQHGKIGEQYTIEKLKEAPDSGAMSQFINGESA, from the coding sequence ATGAGCGAATCCAAAAAAGGCTTTATAGAAGTCGTTAACTTTCACAAGTCGTTCGGTCCTAAAAAGATTCACAGTGGTGTGAGCTTTTACGTGCGCAAAGGTGAGTGTCTAGGGCTCATTGGTGGTTCAGGTACAGGAAAGAGCGTGTTGCTGCGCAGTTTGGTGGGCCTGGAAAAGCCCGATCAAGGACAAATCCTTATTGATGGCGTCGACATTGCCCGCATGAGAGAGCGCGAACTCAACGAGATTCGCAAAAAAGTGGCATATGCGTTTCAAGGCGGAGCTCTTTTTGACTCGATGTCGGTATATGAAAATCTTGCCTATCCGCTGCGTGAACATTTTAATTTAAATGAAAAAGAGATCGCGGAAAAAATTCGCGAGCAGCTGGCGGAGTTTGGCCTAGCGGGATCTGAACACTTGTTGCCCGGCAATATTTCAGGCGGGATGCAGAAGCGCGTAGGTTTAGCTCGTGCCATGATGATGCATCCTGAAGTCGTTTTGTACGACGAACCTACAGCAGGCTTAGATCCCTATAATACAAAACGCATTCAAGAGTCTATTTTGGCTTTGAAAGCCAAAGGTGTGACTTCAATCCTCGTCACTCACGATATGCCGACCGTGTATGCCGTTTGTGACAAGGTCGCACTTTTACAGCACGGTAAAATCGGCGAACAATATACTATCGAAAAATTGAAAGAGGCTCCAGACAGCGGAGCCATGAGTCAGTTCATTAACGGAGAAAGTGCCTAA
- a CDS encoding thymidine kinase: MSEFSYVQSRGWIEIVVGSMFSGKTEELIRRLRRAEFARLQIQVFKPIIDKRYNEMAVTSHNMTTMDSLPIHDAEEIWNHLKPGTKVIGIDEGQFFSANLVQVAQDLADRGLRVIIAGLDTDWQGKPFEPMPTLMAIAESVTKQHAVCVVCGAQASRTQRTSGGDNQVLVGAHDSYEARCRDHFKPEVDQPTLDWKLKREMEIS, translated from the coding sequence GTGTCTGAGTTTTCTTATGTTCAAAGCAGAGGGTGGATTGAAATCGTTGTTGGGTCGATGTTCAGTGGGAAGACTGAAGAATTGATTCGTCGATTGCGTCGGGCGGAGTTTGCTCGGCTGCAGATTCAGGTTTTTAAGCCTATTATTGATAAACGTTATAATGAGATGGCTGTGACTTCTCATAATATGACGACCATGGATTCTTTGCCGATTCATGATGCGGAAGAGATTTGGAATCATTTGAAGCCGGGGACGAAAGTCATCGGTATTGATGAGGGGCAGTTCTTTTCTGCTAATTTGGTGCAAGTGGCGCAGGATCTTGCGGATCGTGGACTTCGTGTGATTATCGCGGGGTTGGATACGGATTGGCAGGGGAAGCCTTTTGAGCCGATGCCGACTTTGATGGCGATTGCTGAAAGTGTGACGAAGCAACACGCGGTGTGCGTGGTTTGTGGAGCTCAAGCTAGCCGTACGCAAAGAACTTCCGGTGGAGACAATCAGGTTCTTGTTGGGGCTCATGATTCTTATGAAGCTCGTTGCCGTGACCACTTCAAGCCTGAAGTGGATCAGCCGACATTAGATTGGAAATTAAAACGTGAAATGGAAATCTCCTAA
- a CDS encoding MlaE family ABC transporter permease: MNSINTPLTAFMLEILRFVGGVGLLSADVFKQIFKGRFYWKLLIEQIYQIGIRSMPLILVTAVSIGMVMSLQFGLGLEKFGGKLYVPKLLAVTILREIGPVFTSLMLAARVGAGIASEIGSMVVTQQIDAIRALGTSPIKKIVIPRVLACLIVLPILVSIANIVGNAGGLLVGATELNLDPNFYLLKVITTSSMQDYLSGFGKTFFFALFIAIPSCYFGLNVKEGTKEVGIATTKAVVVSSILILVGDFFLSKLFWIVEKL, encoded by the coding sequence ATGAATTCAATTAACACACCTCTGACAGCCTTTATGCTTGAAATCCTCCGCTTCGTCGGTGGTGTCGGCTTATTGTCTGCAGATGTGTTTAAGCAAATCTTCAAAGGCCGATTTTATTGGAAGCTCTTGATTGAGCAAATCTATCAAATTGGTATTCGTTCAATGCCTTTAATTCTGGTGACGGCTGTCAGTATCGGCATGGTGATGTCCCTGCAGTTTGGTTTGGGCCTAGAGAAATTCGGTGGAAAGCTTTACGTTCCCAAACTTTTAGCGGTCACTATCTTGCGAGAAATCGGTCCGGTTTTTACAAGTCTTATGCTCGCCGCTCGTGTTGGTGCAGGTATCGCCAGTGAAATCGGAAGTATGGTCGTCACTCAGCAAATCGATGCGATTCGTGCGTTAGGAACATCTCCGATTAAAAAAATCGTGATTCCTCGAGTGCTTGCGTGTTTGATCGTACTTCCTATCTTGGTGTCGATTGCCAACATCGTGGGGAATGCCGGCGGTCTTTTAGTCGGCGCCACCGAACTGAATCTTGATCCTAATTTCTATCTCCTTAAGGTGATTACGACATCTAGTATGCAGGATTATCTTTCCGGTTTCGGAAAAACCTTCTTTTTTGCTTTATTTATTGCCATTCCTTCTTGCTACTTCGGGCTTAACGTCAAAGAAGGTACAAAAGAAGTGGGCATCGCGACAACGAAAGCCGTCGTCGTATCTTCAATTTTGATTTTGGTCGGTGACTTCTTTCTTTCAAAACTTTTCTGGATCGTGGAGAAACTATGA
- the trmFO gene encoding methylenetetrahydrofolate--tRNA-(uracil(54)-C(5))-methyltransferase (FADH(2)-oxidizing) TrmFO yields the protein MTNFTQNQKITVVGAGLAGSECALQLADMGYQVVLYEMRDKTMTPAHKTHKFAELVCSNSFGSLGEHSAPGQLKWEAQKMNSHILDAAFKAQVPAGQALGMDREVFSEIVTEKIKNHPRIEVRNDVVTSLSSLPRPTVIATGPLTHDELAEDMRKHFGDEFLYFFDAIAPIIDADTINTEIAWKADRYDKGTGDYYNCPMNKEEYNRFIEEIKNARKIEPKHFETTNFFEGCMPIEVMVDRGPQTLRFGPMKPIGLDDPRTGRYPWAVVQLRQDNKEGTAYNMVGFQTRMAYGEQVRVFRMIPGLENAEFLKLGSIHRNLFINSPKRLNQDLSSKNDPWLFFAGQITGVEGYFESTCTGLMVAHFLNQKLQDRPFTPPPRASAFGSLLEAITDPTRAEHFQPTNINFALLPPLAEKERDKELRKKKQITLAREALQSWNP from the coding sequence ATGACAAATTTCACTCAAAATCAAAAAATTACAGTGGTTGGTGCAGGGCTCGCAGGCTCAGAATGCGCATTACAATTGGCTGACATGGGATATCAAGTCGTTCTTTACGAAATGCGCGATAAAACCATGACGCCTGCTCATAAAACTCATAAATTCGCAGAACTTGTTTGTTCGAATTCTTTTGGTAGCTTGGGTGAGCACTCCGCTCCGGGACAACTAAAGTGGGAAGCGCAAAAAATGAATTCCCACATCTTAGATGCCGCATTTAAGGCGCAAGTGCCAGCCGGTCAGGCTTTAGGGATGGACCGCGAGGTCTTTTCTGAAATCGTCACCGAGAAAATTAAAAATCATCCGCGCATTGAAGTCCGCAATGATGTCGTGACGTCGCTAAGTTCGTTGCCTCGTCCAACGGTGATTGCTACAGGCCCGTTGACTCATGATGAACTCGCCGAAGACATGCGCAAACACTTTGGTGATGAATTCCTTTATTTCTTCGACGCCATTGCGCCGATCATCGATGCCGACACCATCAACACGGAAATCGCATGGAAAGCAGATCGTTACGACAAGGGTACGGGCGATTACTACAACTGTCCGATGAACAAAGAAGAATACAATCGCTTCATCGAAGAAATTAAAAACGCACGTAAAATCGAACCAAAACATTTCGAGACGACAAACTTCTTTGAAGGCTGCATGCCAATTGAAGTGATGGTTGACCGTGGTCCTCAAACTTTGCGTTTCGGCCCCATGAAACCGATCGGCTTGGATGATCCTCGCACAGGTCGTTACCCTTGGGCCGTCGTCCAATTAAGACAAGACAACAAAGAAGGCACGGCTTACAACATGGTGGGCTTTCAAACTCGCATGGCGTACGGAGAACAAGTGCGCGTCTTCCGCATGATTCCGGGATTAGAAAATGCAGAGTTCTTGAAGCTTGGGAGCATTCACAGAAATCTCTTCATCAACTCACCCAAAAGACTGAATCAGGATTTGTCTTCCAAGAATGATCCTTGGTTGTTCTTTGCCGGGCAAATCACGGGTGTCGAAGGATACTTCGAATCAACATGCACGGGACTGATGGTTGCGCATTTCTTGAATCAAAAACTTCAAGATCGCCCTTTCACTCCACCACCAAGAGCCAGCGCGTTTGGTTCTTTGTTAGAAGCGATCACGGATCCTACAAGAGCAGAGCACTTCCAACCTACGAACATCAACTTCGCCCTTCTTCCCCCTTTGGCAGAAAAAGAGCGCGACAAAGAACTTCGCAAGAAAAAGCAAATCACTTTAGCTCGAGAAGCTTTGCAAAGCTGGAATCCCTAA
- a CDS encoding MlaD family protein, producing MESQTSTQLKVGIFLSIGIIFILGSIFLLGADRALFTSYIRVHAHFDQVQGLSEGSVVSLSGVPVGNVEKITFLSEKNALDVQMRINEEYIGRVRQGSQVEVRTQGALGDKFVFIIPGDPSSPVVKEGDVLDIAKPTDLIGIISERGNETNRIFDTINELYKLTASLNADNRLVRIMGNLETASSNMSQMSKEAHRVLTNMNEGGTGDKLTRSVEKLDSILTKIDKGQGTLGALINDPSVHNQLKAMLGGSTQQNRVKSLLRTSIEKETKD from the coding sequence ATGGAATCACAAACAAGCACCCAATTGAAAGTCGGAATCTTTCTTTCTATCGGGATCATCTTTATTTTGGGATCCATCTTTCTTCTTGGTGCCGACCGCGCTCTTTTCACAAGCTACATCCGCGTGCATGCGCACTTTGATCAGGTCCAAGGTCTTTCCGAAGGCAGCGTGGTTTCTTTATCCGGTGTTCCTGTGGGTAACGTCGAGAAAATTACTTTCCTGTCAGAGAAGAACGCCCTTGATGTGCAGATGCGCATTAACGAAGAATACATCGGTCGCGTTCGTCAAGGTTCTCAAGTGGAAGTGCGCACTCAAGGTGCATTGGGTGATAAGTTCGTCTTTATTATTCCTGGCGATCCTTCAAGTCCGGTCGTTAAGGAAGGAGATGTTTTAGACATTGCCAAACCCACTGATTTGATTGGCATTATTTCCGAACGCGGTAACGAAACAAATCGAATCTTTGATACGATCAATGAGCTCTACAAGCTGACAGCCAGCCTGAATGCTGACAATCGTTTGGTGCGTATTATGGGAAACCTAGAAACGGCTAGCTCTAACATGAGCCAGATGAGCAAAGAAGCTCATCGCGTCCTCACCAATATGAATGAAGGCGGCACCGGTGATAAGCTGACTCGCTCCGTGGAAAAGCTGGACTCTATCTTGACGAAAATTGATAAAGGCCAAGGCACATTAGGAGCTTTGATCAACGATCCTAGCGTGCACAACCAATTGAAGGCGATGCTCGGTGGATCGACTCAGCAGAATCGTGTGAAGTCATTGCTTCGCACCTCTATCGAAAAAGAGACGAAGGACTAA
- the mltF gene encoding membrane-bound lytic murein transglycosylase MltF, protein MGMFLRFRQKLTKVALVSALGFTTIAMNGCDAIYWDEQETLSRVQAKGEVVVLTTQSPLIYSKPKKGVAFGIDHDLLENFAHRYNLKIRYIVLPDEDSVVRALMKGEGDIAAARLRTPRNNMGFLKSPAYEETFLSLYCHKKSQVQNIQDLNGKRIQLLNKDNYFGLSQRLLQLSPSVQLEILENTKTQDLFTALPQRKTDCVIAENFSGDFYTRYHTSVEKVTALTESYSLSWLLTPDNYDLVQLMNAWYQQASRDDEIMRTLDRYKTYLAQLDKRDIAQFFKKIRSTLPLYRQAFKDAGEEHGLPWQLIASVAYQESHWNPDARSFTGVRGLMQLTTETADHVGIEDRTDPMQSIWGGSKYLRYLWNRTPKDLNPKDRLALTLAAYNVGVAHLKDAQKLAEKMGRNPNSWRHLREVLPLLANPDYAAELEYGPARGYETVDFVERVKSFYNLMNSGV, encoded by the coding sequence ATGGGTATGTTTTTAAGATTTCGACAGAAATTAACCAAGGTCGCTCTTGTCAGCGCTTTGGGTTTTACGACGATCGCGATGAATGGCTGCGACGCCATTTATTGGGACGAGCAAGAAACCTTATCCCGTGTTCAAGCCAAAGGCGAAGTTGTTGTCCTTACCACGCAAAGTCCTCTTATATATAGTAAGCCGAAAAAGGGCGTTGCGTTTGGAATCGATCACGATCTTTTAGAAAACTTCGCTCACCGCTATAACCTGAAGATCCGTTACATTGTTCTTCCTGATGAAGACTCGGTGGTAAGAGCCCTGATGAAGGGTGAAGGCGATATCGCCGCGGCTCGTTTGAGGACTCCTCGTAATAATATGGGCTTTTTAAAAAGCCCCGCCTATGAAGAGACTTTTTTAAGTCTTTACTGCCATAAGAAATCCCAAGTTCAAAATATCCAGGATCTTAACGGCAAACGCATCCAGCTTCTTAATAAAGATAACTACTTCGGTCTTTCGCAACGCCTGCTTCAGCTTTCCCCGTCCGTCCAACTTGAAATCTTAGAAAATACAAAAACTCAGGATTTGTTCACGGCTCTGCCACAGCGTAAAACCGATTGCGTGATCGCAGAAAACTTCAGCGGAGATTTCTATACGCGCTATCACACTTCCGTAGAAAAAGTGACTGCACTCACAGAGTCTTATTCTTTAAGCTGGCTTTTGACTCCGGATAATTATGACCTCGTCCAGTTGATGAATGCTTGGTATCAGCAGGCGTCTCGGGACGATGAAATCATGCGCACTTTGGATCGTTACAAAACTTATCTCGCCCAGCTGGATAAACGCGACATTGCTCAGTTCTTTAAAAAGATCCGTTCGACACTTCCTCTTTACCGCCAGGCTTTCAAAGATGCTGGTGAAGAGCACGGTCTTCCGTGGCAATTGATTGCTTCGGTGGCGTATCAAGAATCGCATTGGAATCCTGATGCTCGCAGCTTTACCGGTGTGCGCGGTCTTATGCAATTAACGACAGAGACGGCAGATCACGTGGGTATCGAAGATCGCACAGATCCAATGCAAAGTATTTGGGGCGGATCGAAGTATCTTCGTTACTTATGGAATCGCACTCCGAAAGACTTAAATCCGAAAGACCGTCTGGCTTTGACTTTGGCGGCTTACAACGTCGGTGTCGCTCACTTGAAAGATGCGCAGAAGCTCGCTGAAAAAATGGGTCGCAATCCTAATTCATGGAGACACTTGCGCGAGGTTCTTCCTCTTCTGGCTAACCCCGATTACGCAGCGGAACTAGAATACGGCCCCGCACGCGGTTATGAAACGGTGGATTTCGTCGAGCGTGTGAAATCTTTCTATAACTTGATGAACTCTGGCGTTTAA